The following coding sequences lie in one Crassostrea angulata isolate pt1a10 chromosome 10, ASM2561291v2, whole genome shotgun sequence genomic window:
- the LOC128167976 gene encoding uncharacterized protein LOC128167976 yields the protein MTVLCYIRRKILVVLGVFTSLGLITGMVTPWWVVLVTPDSRLVNGLWYSLSCDVSSGLSLCRSLLLASESTLGSARLEYGLLTLFGTLICMLATVFLILYNPRVNTVQSTITGALTVTLYVISAILTWIAVGKACADNVRLRRNQDLDGPWSLVVSAVAGTMPIFLAVVISFRIHNNVTNIKKERRQKRKTRQFYEQRSCHSSMTMLGNTGTLQSSSLHSSVHSLDISFANHQEVNSLNSLTMEFKENTSISKMSKSPIIMDNTSPIFPADIIPYKFPNNPPY from the exons ATGACTGTGCTTTGTTACATTAGGAGAAAGATCCTGGTGGTCCTTGGGGTGTTCACGTCCCTGGGACTGATCACGGGAATGGTGACCCCCTGGTGGGTGGTGCTGGTCACCCCTGACAGTCGACTAGTGAACGGACTGTGGTACTCGCTGTCCTGTGATGTGTCGTCTGGACTATCTCTCTGTCGGAGTCTTCTTTTGGCTTCGGAATCAACCTTAGGAA GTGCGCGCCTGGAGTACGGACTGCTGACGCTGTTTGGGACACTGATCTGTATGCTGGCCACTGTGTTCCTCATTTTGTACAACCCCCGGGTGAACACGGTGCAGTCCACCATCACGGGCGCCCTCACGGTGACGCTTTACGTAATATCAG CTATCTTGACGTGGATTGCGGTGGGTAAAGCCTGCGCAGACAACGTGCGCCTTAGACGTAACCAGGATTTAGATGGCCCCTGGTCCCTTGTAGTATCGGCAGTGGCAGGAACCATGCCAATATTCCTGGCGGTGGTAATCTCGTTTAGAATTCACAATAATGttacaaacataaaaaaagaaagacgaCAAAAGAGGAAGACCCGTCAGTTTTATGAACAGCGTAGTTGCCATAGCAGCATGACGATGCTGGGTAACACGGGCACCTTGCAGTCCAGTTCCTTACATTCCAGCGTTCACTCGCTGGACATCTCGTTTGCCAATCACCAGGAAGTGAATTCTTTAAACAGTCTGACCATGGAGTTCAAGGAGAATACAAGTATTTCCAAAATGTCCAAGTCCCCGATCATTATGGACAATACATCACCTATCTTCCCTGCAGATATTATTCCTTACAAGTTCCCCAACAATCCGCCATATTGA
- the LOC128166756 gene encoding uncharacterized protein LOC128166756 has product MDRGLNLMHVIILGFAILSLIFLISGFATRGWIIYEMTIATTPGEVPYHDWQQHPEHKANLKFSITFGLWKGKACVMSKCTDLSYSQTAGIIFYDKVAHEFPWTRYKVVGTFSLILGILSMFFTLAHVRTNNCPSGVVTLITWTSTGGLFFYMVGKFAKVTENMNSEFTVFHYKYADANIDTDTPYSVVLIGLGCLAAFTTAFMVLVNVICCGQGKSRRVLRFGRTAATMSALSGTAAPTTTTSATSILRF; this is encoded by the exons ATGGATAGAGGTCTAAACCTTATGCACGTAATTATTCTGGGTTTTGCCATTCTATCGCTAATATTCCTAATTTCTGGGTTCGCCACACGGGGATGGATCATATATGAGATGACGATCGCTACCACCCCGGGCGAAGTGCCTTACCACGACTGGCAACAACACCCCGAACACAAGGCCAACCTCAAATTCAGCATCACGTTTGGTCTCTGGAAAGGCAAAGCATGCGTGATGTCAAAATGTACAGACCTCTCCTACTCACAGACTGCGGGAATTATATTCTACGATAAAG TGGCCCACGAGTTCCCATGGACTCGCTACAAGGTGGTGGGGACCTTCTCTCTGATCCTGGGAATTCTGTCCATGTTCTTTACCTTGGCTCACGTCAGAACCAACAACTGTCCGTCTGGAGTCGTTACCTTGATAACGTGGACCTCAACAG GCGGACTATTCTTCTACATGGTTGGGAAGTTTGCAAAAGTGACGGAGAATATGAACTCGGAGTTTACGGTCTTCCATTACAAGTACGCAGACGCCAACATCGACACGGACACTCCTTACTCGGTGGTGCTGATTGGCCTGGGATGTCTCGCCGCCTTCACCACCGCATTCATGGTGCTCGTCAACGTCATATGCTGCGGACAGGGTAAAAGTCGCCGCGTCCTGCGGTTCGGTCGCACCGCCGCCACCATGTCAGCGTTGTCTGGTACTGCGGCGCCCACTACCACCACGTCAGCGACGTCCATCTTGCGGTTTTGA